Proteins encoded within one genomic window of Lynx canadensis isolate LIC74 chromosome B2, mLynCan4.pri.v2, whole genome shotgun sequence:
- the TMEM200A gene encoding transmembrane protein 200A, with protein MIATGGVITGLAALKRQDSARSQHHVNLSPSPTAQEKKPVRRRPQADVVVVRGKIRLYSPSGFFLILGVLISIVGIAMAVLGYWPQKEHFIDAETTLSTNETQVIRNQGGVVVRFFEQHLHSDKMKMLGPFTMGIGIFIFICANAILHENRDKETKIIHMRDIYSTVIDIHTLRIKEQKHMNGIYTGLMGETEVKQNGSSCASRLAANTIAPFSGFRSSFRMDSSVEEDELALNENKSLGHLMPPLLADSSLSVFGLYPPPSKTTDDKTSGPKKCETKSIVSSSISAFTLPVIKLNNCVIDEPSIDNITEDAENLKSRSRNLSMDSLVVPLPNANESFQPVSMVLPRNHSIGESLSSQYKSSVALGPGAGQLLSPGAARRQFGSNTSLHLLSSHSKSLDLDRGPSTLTVQAEQRKHPSWPRLDRSNSKGYMKLENKEDPMERLLVPQAAIKKDFTNKEKLLMISRSHNNLSFEHDEFLSNNLKRGTSETRF; from the coding sequence ATGATAGCAACCGGTGGAGTGATAACTGGCCTGGCCGCCTTGAAAAGGCAAGACTCTGCCAGATCACAGCATCACGTCAACCTCAGCCCATCACCTACTGCCCAAGAGAAGAAACCAGTCAGGCGTCGGCCACAGGCCGATGTCGTAGTCGTTCGAGGCAAAATCCGGCTTTATTCCCCGTCtggtttttttctcattctgggaGTGCTTATCTCCATTGTAGGAATCGCAATGGCGGTCCTCGGCTATTGGCCccagaaagaacattttattgaTGCTGAGACGACACTGTCGACTAACGAAACTCAGGTCATTCGGAACCAAGGCGGCGTGGTGGTTCGCTTCTTTGAGCAACATTTGCATtctgacaaaatgaaaatgctcGGCCCTTTCACAATGGGGATTGgcatcttcattttcatttgtgcaAATGCCATTCTTCATGAGAACCGTGACAAAGAAACCAAAATCATACACATGAGGGATATCTATTCCACAGTCATCGACATCCACACGCTAAGAATCAAGGAGCAAAAGCATATGAATGGCATCTACACCGGTTTGATGGgagaaacagaagtaaaacagAATGGGAGCTCCTGTGCCTCGAGGCTGGCAGCAAATACCATTGCCCCTTTCTCAGGTTTTAGGAGCAGTTTTCGCATGGACAGCTCTGTCGAGGAGGATGAGCTGGCGCTAAACGAAAATAAGAGTTTGGGGCATCTTATGCCACCTTTGCTTGCTGAcagctctctgtctgtcttcGGCCTCTATCCACCTCCTTCCAAAACCACTGATGATAAGACCAGCGGCCCTAAGAAATGTGAAACCAAATCAATTGTGTCATCGTCCATCAGCGCTTTTACATTGCCTGTGATCAAACTGAATAACTGTGTTATTGATGAGCCCAGTATAGATAACATCACCGAGGATGCTGAGAACCTCAAAAGTAGGTCAAGGAATTTGTCGATGGATTCCCTTGTGGTCCCTTTGCCCAACGCCAATGAGTCCTTCCAGCCAGTCAGCATGGTGCTCCCCAGGAATCATTCCATCGGAGAGTCTCTGTCGAGCCAGTACAAGTCCTCTGTGGCCCTTGGGCCTGGGGCTGGACAGCTCTTATCTCCTGGGGCTGCTAGAAGACAATTTGGGTCCAACACATCTTTACATTTGCTCTCGTCACATTCAAAATCCTTAGACTTAGACCGGGGTCCCTCCACCCTAACTGTCCAGGCAGAACAACGAAAACACCCAAGTTGGCCTCGGTTGGATCGGAGCAACAGCAAAGGATATATGAAACTAGAGAATAAAGAGGACCCGATGGAGAGGCTGCTTGTACCCCAAGCTGCAATCAAAAAAGACTTTACCAATAAGGAGAAGCTTCTTATGATTTCAAGGTCTCACAATAATTTGAGTTTTGAACATGATGAGTTTTTGAGTAACAACCTAAAGCGGGGAACTTCTGAAACGAGATTTTAA